From Quercus robur chromosome 8, dhQueRobu3.1, whole genome shotgun sequence:
TGCATGACTCACCCACATATAAAGGCCTAATCACCACAAAGATACAAGagagtagaaagaaaaaaatacataacaacAAGTGCATGAATTAATTAGATACAATATTAACATGGATTTTGGGAATTTTATGTTTCCTAACTTACATGAAGAAGCAAACTACACTAATAACAGCATTCAaaatcaagcccaaaaaaaaaaaaaaaaaaaaaaaaaaaaaacacaagtgaAGTCAACCTTAAAAGAACTTCAGTCACAAGGTACCAAGGGGGAGGGCCAAAATAAAGAATCCCACTGCTAAGCGAGATATAACTTAACCCCATCAGACTTGTACTTTGTATTCTTTGAAAAGGGACTGCTCATGTTTATTCGTGTCTTTCGCCTTTCCGTTTTcaataacaattttaattatccaccaaaaaaagaGGCTAACCCTATCCATTTAACCTAAAGAGCTGTTAATGAATATGGTCTTTTATATTTAAAGGTCCTGGAAAAACTTACTTTATTGCGTCTCTGCACATTCGACTAATATCCTCCTTAACAGAGCTCAATCCATGGCCAATGTAATAACCCTTTTTAATTCTATATTCAATTTCTTCAACCTGATTAACAAAGAGACAACAAGAAACAAGGAATTACAAACATATATTACAGAATATTTTTAATATGGAGACATGCAAAACAAATTACTAGCTCTACCTTGGGCACAAAAAACTCAAATGTATTCTCCACCATGATGTCTCTAAGACCAGAAAGAAGGAATTCCTCCATTCTCTTATAACCATTTTCAGATTTCTTGATGGCCCACCGCCTCATACGGGCATCCCTAGATAGAATGGATGACGACTTTCTGGCATCAAATAGTTTTGATCGTTTGTATAGGCTTCGGCGGAATAACTGATTTGCTGAGTCTCTTTTATCCACACTATCAAAATAGTCCTTTAGTTCACCAAAATCATCCGCATCACTACCCAGACCCTTTTTCAAAGCTGATGAACCTTTCTCAGTAATCTGTTTAAGACTCCTTATTTTAGAATATGATTCATCAAAGAACTTAGTATCGCGTGAGAGTCGGCTCTTGACCCAGTTCACATTCGCAAATTTGAGAGCCAACTCGCCAAACTGGCTGCAACCTCTGATATCTATAAAAGATAGACAAGGAAATGAATGAAGAATCTCTTCAAGCGTGCTGGAGGTAATGTTTGTGCAACCCTTTAGAACGATagaacttatcttttctttgcAATAACCATTCTGCAAGCAAACAATTACATTAGACTcagtaaaaagagaaaaacaaaattgtgatATCTTAGAACGCcaaacaaaagtaaaacataCCACGATGCTCAAGAGTATCGCATCAGTACAAATAGGACCCAGAGATGACAGGTCAATCTGTCTAGAAATGTCCTTGTAGAAACTGACTGCAGCTCTCCAATGTTTACAAGTCAAGGAAACTAAGGGAAGGGATTTGATGTCTGATCTCAGAAAATGAAAAACTCGTGCCAGCACACAACCATCCAATAAACCCCAGCTTCCCATCtcagtttcagaatttggactCTCCTCTTTGTAAAACGTAGCAGCACCACATAAATCATCAAATGTGGATTCGTCCCTTGGAATTGTCTGCATGCCCTCTTCTATTTCAAAATCTTCATCAATCTCATCAACCAGCAAGCGGGCTCTCTTGGAAGCACGTGCATCACCTTCTGTATTTAATCAGTCCCCACCCACCCAGGAAAATATATAATAGATCAATAAAAAAAGGACAGGAAGGTGCTACCCATAAATGCATTAAAGCTAGAAAGACATAATGGAAAAGGACAGGGGGGTGCTACCCATAACTACTATGAAATTAGGAAATACACACACACCGAAAACATATAATAGATCAATTAAAATGGGAGGAGAGATGTTCAAATATAACTGAACTGAAGAGGATGCTACCCATACACACGcacaacaaacaaaacaagaaattatCACAAAGGGGCTAGCTCTGTGTTTTGGTGCAGGACCTATTAATATTGGCAAAGTGACAACCAGGTATTACAACCAAGCCACACTAACACCCCCCAAAAACATATAATAGATCAATTAAAATGGGAGGAGAGATGTTCAAGTATAACTGCAATGAAGAGGATGCTACCCATAAACAcgcacaaaaaacaaaacaagaaaatatcaCAAAGGGGCTAGCTATGTGTTTTGGTGCAGGATCTATTAATATTGACATAGAGCTGAATGAGTATGAACCTGAGAAAACCACAATACATGTCAGGAAAGGCTTGGTAAAGTTGCTGctagaaaatgagagagagagagagagaagaggggggaagAACTTTGACTGAGGACATATCTGGCCAAAGATGGAATGGCAGGTCCATTCCTTGAAACTGCtatgaaatgaaaataaaagaaagttcCCTCATACCTCAACCTCATCCTGGAATTAAtgacttcttattgctaaaCAAAATCCAGGTTGCCAGTGGAAATTTAAAAGATTATTCATACCTGATTTACGGTAGATGTGATTCTCAATCTCCTTCTTTGGCTGTTTAGCATTGATCCATGGATCCAAGACTTCATTTATGGCTGCAGCAAACTCACGGCTCTTATATGATTTCATTACCAATTCGTGTAACTTTCCACGAGTATAACCAATGAATTGAGGATGCACGTTGTGAAATgaacttgattttgttttagattcAACTGGAGCAGTCCCATGATATTCTGAAACAAAAGGTCTTGAAGAATCACCAGTTGCAGAATTAATCTCCTGTTCACTCTTAACAGTGGCTTCAGAGGTCTCTGTAGCAGAGGTAACTGGAACCCAAATTCTATCAAATTTCCTGAAAACACTGCTATGTTTTTGAATAGTACCTTGATCCACTGAGACCTGTAGCTGTGAAAATGATGAAGGCCCTTGTTCATGCCCAGCACCATCAAGGTAGTACCAATCACCCAAATGTAATTGCAAATCATTGACTGTGCAAAGACGGTCTTTGGGAGTGTTAATAGAAGCAATGGACTTCCAGGAGCCTTGTGAACCTTGATCGTCAACACTTTTTGATTGAGAATCACGCTCTGCTGACGATCTCTTCCCATCACTACTTGAAGAATGTGGCCGAGAAGACCTTGAAGAATGTCTCTCCTTTCCTCGGACTTTCATGCGAGAATCAGAAACAAATGAGCCTTGGTCCTTAACCACACATGCATTTATCCTGACAACTGGAAGCATAGTTCCTTTCACTCCCCTTGCGACAGCAGGGTCTGATAAAGAAAAAGCCCAAAGAGGGAGATCAAGCCTTTTGCTATGAGATGGATAGTACAGGTCATCTTTTCGATGCCACCGAGGGTCCTCATACCCAGATTTTGGCATATGGCATAGTGGGAAACCGTCATTGAGAACAAGCTTCTTTCTGAAAGATCTATCCTGGGAAGCTTCTTCATTCCTCTTCCAGTCACCACCCTTGCATGACCATGGGCCAAAAAACCAGTCACAAGATTCTCCACAGGCAAAAACATGATCCTTGTCAGAAGTTTCAATTAACCTGGATTCTGTAGCTTCTTTTGATTTGAGTTCAGGAATTACAGATAATTCATCAGTTTTCTGATCATAATGGTCATTGTAAGTTTGATTCCAAGTGAAACCTGTGACATGccaggaatgaaattttttcatgagatgaaaaacttgaatatatatatatatatattcattaagAGAGCAAAAACTcagcaaaatataataataataataataaaagagccCAAGTACACAGGAAGTATACAAGGCATTCGCCAACACTTACTAAAGGAGATTACCAAGATCAAACTCAAATAAATTAGAGAAGTAATACTGTCCTGTGGTTGCCATCCACTCATATAATGATCTTAGGAATGAGATGCATGACTTGAAGTGCCGATATAGGCATGTATATAAGCATTTAATGCAGCTTTCAAGAAAAATCAAGACTGCCAAGATATCAAGAACCTTAAGAAAAGGACTGACGGGGAGACACAATATAAACCTGTCAactgattaaaaaagaaaaaaagaaaaatatttgcaTGCACGCCCAGGGCAACTAGACACATCCTGACTATCAACAATtgtatgaaaataaaataaatagaattcAGATGACCAATTTTACAGgcattttttaagcaaaaaaaaaaaaattgaaattccaAAAAGTCACAGAATATAATCAGTTGACAACAACATGAAGAACTGCATCCACACGTTGAATTGCATCATCTAGAATAATACGTCTtatctacttatcaaaaaataatacgTATTATCTATAGAGACTGCCTAGGTGCTTCTATCTTTACTGTATGGCAAACATATCCCTCCTCTACTGACCTTCACATGTATGCCATTAATTACTAGaaaatatcaaatgaaaaaagaaaataaggtgaTAAACTATGGTTCCAGGGTAGACATACCCCTCCTCTTTttacttgtgtgtgtgtgtacaccATTTTTACTTGTACAGTTATAAGTAACCGTATTTCATTAAAAAGAGTGCAATACCACCCTGGTACACAGTGagtatacaaaagaaaaaataaaagataaaaatgaatgGAAGCACAATCAGTGCTTAGGATATTAATTATAATGGGTCCCATGGAAGCCTTTATATAGAGAAAGAAAGGCCAAATAAAGCACTTCCTAAAGGAATGTCACCACAAAATAACTATATATGCTGAGGATTTCATCCGAACATGAATAAATATAAGCTGCCAGAGATAGTGTACCTTCAGAAATTCCCCAAATCTCCTGTTGTACATGTTCAAACCTTACTTGCAGAACTTCTGCAAGATCaaaaaaatccacaaacaaGGGAGTAAGAatttcaataaaagaaaaaggagaaaaaagaaacaaccaAATACTTGATAGTACTCAGTGTTAAATATTTTGCTAACACCCCGGAAAAGGAGAATCAGGATATTTGACAGTTAGCGTAAAATTAAGTCACTTTATTATTAGGCCAAAATCCAAATAACACCCTTTAAAGTTTGGTTGAATTGTCATTTTCATccctaaaacttattttttgtcattttagtccttaaacttcatcatttttgtCAAGTTGGTCCTTCCATCCATTACCGTCTATAAAACCACTGTATATGTCATTTCACTTATGTGAAGAGTGACAATAGATTTTGTAGACGGCAATGGATGTAAAGACCAACTtaacaatcattaaaaaaaaaaaaatttatttaaaaaaaaaaaacccttttgaGGACAAAAAAGACAATTCACTCAAACATAAACGGTCTAATTTGGATTTTAGCCTTATTATTATGAAAACTACATAATTGTAAAAGTGATTAATAAACAAACTAATACCTGCAACAGTCTCAAGTTCCTTCCCAGGAACAACAGGAAAGCCCTCTAACAGAGCTCCAACTCTTTCATCAATGTGAAGATCTTCTGAAGGCTCAGAAATAGCTGCACTTTCATCTGTGCAATGCACTGGCTCTGACAGAGTGCCAGACAGGTCCTCGCCACTCTGGAGACCAGATTGCCCAGTTTCTCCAATATCAGCCAAGAGATTCCCAGGAGCTTCTGGAGGGCTTACCAACTGAGTTATGGTGTCTGACACAATGGATGGGAAATTCACAGTCACCAATGGTGAAGTTGCATTTTCAACAGTTACCCACCTATCACTATCTAAGTGCTTGATCAAGTGATCTGACATTAGAGCCCCTTCTTCCACAAGTGCTTTAAGATCACCCAATTTAGAAGGCCCACATTCCATGCCATAATAATCAAGGTAAAACCATTTCCCTGTGGGTGAATCAGCCAACAAAGGGACATGTGGTGGTGTGTCGCATATATCCATATCTTCTTCCATAGATGGCAGCTCTTCAGGAAGAACCACATCTTCTTGAGGAGCTTCTTTGGTATTTATGCTTGGAGTCTCAGACTGCTCTTCTTTGTGAGGCTCACTGTCGACATTTTTCTCAACAGGACCATTAACATCATGAACACTGCTTTTATCTTGAGACTCTTTAGCTGAATACTGTGACTCTCTTCCATTAGCATCCCTCTCAGTGAGCTTATCTTCTTGCCCTTTACTAGCAATCTGAGAGTTGCGCTTTTCACTTGTTCCAACTTTACGACTAGTTTCCCTGTAGCTACTGGGCCTACTCCGATCAAGTGGGGACCGCTCCAGATAGTTAGGAGTCCTATCCCTGCGGTCATGGTTTCGAGCTCGATCTTGTGGGGACCGCTCTGCATAAGCAGGACTTCGATTTCTATGATCATAGTGCCGATTCCGATCATATGGGGACCTCTCACGACCATATGGAGATCTCTCACGAGCAAATGGGGATCTCTCACGACCATGTGGTGATCTCTCACGACGGAGAGGACTCCTGTCACGGTGATCATAATACCGGGCCCTGTCACGTGGGGACCGCTCAGCATGACCAGGGCTACGCCCATGTCTGTCATAAACTACTCTGGAAGACAAAGATGACTCATAATGCCTGGAGGCGTACTTATCTGATGGAGGCATTTTCGACGATGAAACTGGATTCCTGTAAGACCTCTCCATAGAGCGACGTGCATAATGCTCTGAATGGGCAGCACGGTTGCTGTCATCACCAAGCCTCCGGCTTTTCGAACCTGCATAATCCCCATAATCTCCATAATATTTGCGCTCTCCACTATCTGAATCAGTGCCAAAACGCTTCAACCTGTTACCAGAAGAGTAATCTCTCCCATGATTCTTCCCATTGCTGTATTCATTCCTATACAAACCTTCCTCGTCAACAATTTTAGAACTGATCCTCATAGTCCTCTCTGGGCCACTCTCCCACCTGGGATTACTTTTGGTAAGCTGACTCCCACTTCTGTTAAGCTCTTTCCTGCGGATAACATCATCACCTGAATACTTCCCAGAAGGTGGGGTACGCTCGAGTTCAAATTTCCACCCTTTATCCTTACCCGTCTCGTATCTGCGTGGCTTACCATAATTATAGTCGTCCCTTGCTCCTTCCCCTTTATGCCATCTATCTGGAATGAACTCACCCTTTTCAATGTCATCTTTCCCGCCCCTCCACAACCCAAATTCGCCTCTCTCAGCTTCTCCTCGCCGCACTATCTCACCCTTCTCAAACTCCTCCTTCCTCCATTTCCCATAACCAATCTCTCCCTTCTCCACCACCTCACTTCTTCTCCACTTCTCACTACCACTAACAATTTCTCCCTTCTCAATCTCGCTTCTTCGCGGCACATACTCTCCATTCAAAGTACCCAATTCACCTTCTTCCACTTCATCCTTCTGCTGCAACTTCTCAGCACAAATTTCACCATTTTCAACTTCCCTACTACTCTTCCTACCTCTATCCAATACAGACTCAATCTTTTCGAACTCTCcgttgctgttgctgttgttgttgttgttattgtttttagcTAATTGCTCCTTCTTGACCttcaccatcttcttctttcGGTCATTGTCAGAGTACTTAATCGACTTGGAATTGAagccattgttgttgttgctgctatTATTGTTGCCATTCTTGCCTCCGCTGCTATAAATTGTCTTCTCCGAAATAGGAAACCTCTCCATATGATGTTGTTGCTGCTGCAAAGGCATGCATGCGACGCCTCCATCGCCCATGGAAATCAACAAACTTCCTCTTCAACCTcgaaaaccctaattctcccCTATCCCGGGGCTATTGATGCTCATACTGCAATTCGCTTCGATGTTTGTCGATTCCTCGCTCCAATTTCAGAACCCTAAAttccacaaaacaaaaatcaaacaaatgtaGGGTTTCATTGAAAAAGATAAACACGCGAATAAACTCAAACAACCACAAAAACCTTAAATCAAATACGCCTTCGTTACAAAACCCTAGGGTTTGGATTgttcaaaaacagaaaaagcGAATTGAGaattaaaaaggagagaaattttACCGAGACAATTTTGGAGCTGAAAACTCAGATCGGAAAAAAATTCCTTGGTA
This genomic window contains:
- the LOC126695402 gene encoding histone-lysine N-methyltransferase ATXR3 isoform X2, whose translation is MGDGGVACMPLQQQQHHMERFPISEKTIYSSGGKNGNNNSSNNNNGFNSKSIKYSDNDRKKKMVKVKKEQLAKNNNNNNNSNSNGEFEKIESVLDRGRKSSREVENGEICAEKLQQKDEVEEGELGTLNGEYVPRRSEIEKGEIVSGSEKWRRSEVVEKGEIGYGKWRKEEFEKGEIVRRGEAERGEFGLWRGGKDDIEKGEFIPDRWHKGEGARDDYNYGKPRRYETGKDKGWKFELERTPPSGKYSGDDVIRRKELNRSGSQLTKSNPRWESGPERTMRISSKIVDEEGLYRNEYSNGKNHGRDYSSGNRLKRFGTDSDSGERKYYGDYGDYAGSKSRRLGDDSNRAAHSEHYARRSMERSYRNPVSSSKMPPSDKYASRHYESSLSSRVVYDRHGRSPGHAERSPRDRARYYDHRDRSPLRRERSPHGRERSPFARERSPYGRERSPYDRNRHYDHRNRSPAYAERSPQDRARNHDRRDRTPNYLERSPLDRSRPSSYRETSRKVGTSEKRNSQIASKGQEDKLTERDANGRESQYSAKESQDKSSVHDVNGPVEKNVDSEPHKEEQSETPSINTKEAPQEDVVLPEELPSMEEDMDICDTPPHVPLLADSPTGKWFYLDYYGMECGPSKLGDLKALVEEGALMSDHLIKHLDSDRWVTVENATSPLVTVNFPSIVSDTITQLVSPPEAPGNLLADIGETGQSGLQSGEDLSGTLSEPVHCTDESAAISEPSEDLHIDERVGALLEGFPVVPGKELETVAEVLQVRFEHVQQEIWGISEGFTWNQTYNDHYDQKTDELSVIPELKSKEATESRLIETSDKDHVFACGESCDWFFGPWSCKGGDWKRNEEASQDRSFRKKLVLNDGFPLCHMPKSGYEDPRWHRKDDLYYPSHSKRLDLPLWAFSLSDPAVARGVKGTMLPVVRINACVVKDQGSFVSDSRMKVRGKERHSSRSSRPHSSSSDGKRSSAERDSQSKSVDDQGSQGSWKSIASINTPKDRLCTVNDLQLHLGDWYYLDGAGHEQGPSSFSQLQVSVDQGTIQKHSSVFRKFDRIWVPVTSATETSEATVKSEQEINSATGDSSRPFVSEYHGTAPVESKTKSSSFHNVHPQFIGYTRGKLHELVMKSYKSREFAAAINEVLDPWINAKQPKKEIENHIYRKSGDARASKRARLLVDEIDEDFEIEEGMQTIPRDESTFDDLCGAATFYKEESPNSETEMGSWGLLDGCVLARVFHFLRSDIKSLPLVSLTCKHWRAAVSFYKDISRQIDLSSLGPICTDAILLSIVNGYCKEKISSIVLKGCTNITSSTLEEILHSFPCLSFIDIRGCSQFGELALKFANVNWVKSRLSRDTKFFDESYSKIRSLKQITEKGSSALKKGLGSDADDFGELKDYFDSVDKRDSANQLFRRSLYKRSKLFDARKSSSILSRDARMRRWAIKKSENGYKRMEEFLLSGLRDIMVENTFEFFVPKVEEIEYRIKKGYYIGHGLSSVKEDISRMCRDAIKAKNRGDAGDMNHIITLFIQLATRLEESSKSSYERDEMMKSWEDDSTGVSKYKKKVTKSLTERKYMNRSNGTSFANGGLDHGEYASDREIRRRLSKLNKKSMDSESETSDEGSSEDGKSDSESTASDTESDSDLRSEARTTESRGDGYFTPDGALDSMTDDREWGARMTKASLVPPVTRKYEVIDQYVIVADEEDVQRKMRVSLPEDYAEKLHAQKSGTEESDMELPEVKDYKPRKQLGDEVIEQEVYGIDPYTHNLLLDSMPDELNWTLLEKHLFIEDVLLRTLNKQVRNFTGSGNTPMMFPLQPVIEDIEKAAEEDHDKRTVKMCQGILKAVDSRPDDKYVAYRKGLGVVCNKEGGFGEEDFVVEFLGEVYPVWKWFEKQDGIRSLQKNSKDPAPEFYNIYLERPKGDADGYDLVVVDAMHKANYASRICHSCRPNCEAKVTAVDGHYQIGIYSVRKIQYGEEITFDYNSVTESKEEYEASVCLCGSQVCRGSYLNLTGEGAFQKVLEEWHGILDRHQLMLEACELNSVSEEDYLDLGRAGLGSCLLGGLPDWVVAYSARLVRFINFERTKLPAEILKHNLEEKRKYFSDICLEVEKSDAEVQAEGVYNQRLQNLAVTLDKVRYVMRCIFGDPKEAPPPLEKLSPEEIVSLLWKGEGSFVEDLLQCIAPHVEDGILNDLKSKIRAHDPPGSNDIQKELQKSLLWLRDEVRNLPCTYKSRHDAAADLIHIYAYTKCFFRLREYKAATSPPVYISPLDLGPKYTDKLGAGFQEYCKTYGENYCLGQLISWYNQTNAEPDCSLVKSSRGCLSLPEIGSFYAKVQKPSRHRVYGPRTVRFMLARMEKQPQRPWPKDRIWSFKSSQKVFGSPMFDAVLTNTPLDREMVQWLKHRPAIFQAMWDR
- the LOC126695402 gene encoding histone-lysine N-methyltransferase ATXR3 isoform X1; its protein translation is MGDGGVACMPLQQQQHHMERFPISEKTIYSSGGKNGNNNSSNNNNGFNSKSIKYSDNDRKKKMVKVKKEQLAKNNNNNNNSNSNGEFEKIESVLDRGRKSSREVENGEICAEKLQQKDEVEEGELGTLNGEYVPRRSEIEKGEIVSGSEKWRRSEVVEKGEIGYGKWRKEEFEKGEIVRRGEAERGEFGLWRGGKDDIEKGEFIPDRWHKGEGARDDYNYGKPRRYETGKDKGWKFELERTPPSGKYSGDDVIRRKELNRSGSQLTKSNPRWESGPERTMRISSKIVDEEGLYRNEYSNGKNHGRDYSSGNRLKRFGTDSDSGERKYYGDYGDYAGSKSRRLGDDSNRAAHSEHYARRSMERSYRNPVSSSKMPPSDKYASRHYESSLSSRVVYDRHGRSPGHAERSPRDRARYYDHRDRSPLRRERSPHGRERSPFARERSPYGRERSPYDRNRHYDHRNRSPAYAERSPQDRARNHDRRDRTPNYLERSPLDRSRPSSYRETSRKVGTSEKRNSQIASKGQEDKLTERDANGRESQYSAKESQDKSSVHDVNGPVEKNVDSEPHKEEQSETPSINTKEAPQEDVVLPEELPSMEEDMDICDTPPHVPLLADSPTGKWFYLDYYGMECGPSKLGDLKALVEEGALMSDHLIKHLDSDRWVTVENATSPLVTVNFPSIVSDTITQLVSPPEAPGNLLADIGETGQSGLQSGEDLSGTLSEPVHCTDESAAISEPSEDLHIDERVGALLEGFPVVPGKELETVAEVLQVRFEHVQQEIWGISEGFTWNQTYNDHYDQKTDELSVIPELKSKEATESRLIETSDKDHVFACGESCDWFFGPWSCKGGDWKRNEEASQDRSFRKKLVLNDGFPLCHMPKSGYEDPRWHRKDDLYYPSHSKRLDLPLWAFSLSDPAVARGVKGTMLPVVRINACVVKDQGSFVSDSRMKVRGKERHSSRSSRPHSSSSDGKRSSAERDSQSKSVDDQGSQGSWKSIASINTPKDRLCTVNDLQLHLGDWYYLDGAGHEQGPSSFSQLQVSVDQGTIQKHSSVFRKFDRIWVPVTSATETSEATVKSEQEINSATGDSSRPFVSEYHGTAPVESKTKSSSFHNVHPQFIGYTRGKLHELVMKSYKSREFAAAINEVLDPWINAKQPKKEIENHIYRKSEGDARASKRARLLVDEIDEDFEIEEGMQTIPRDESTFDDLCGAATFYKEESPNSETEMGSWGLLDGCVLARVFHFLRSDIKSLPLVSLTCKHWRAAVSFYKDISRQIDLSSLGPICTDAILLSIVNGYCKEKISSIVLKGCTNITSSTLEEILHSFPCLSFIDIRGCSQFGELALKFANVNWVKSRLSRDTKFFDESYSKIRSLKQITEKGSSALKKGLGSDADDFGELKDYFDSVDKRDSANQLFRRSLYKRSKLFDARKSSSILSRDARMRRWAIKKSENGYKRMEEFLLSGLRDIMVENTFEFFVPKVEEIEYRIKKGYYIGHGLSSVKEDISRMCRDAIKAKNRGDAGDMNHIITLFIQLATRLEESSKSSYERDEMMKSWEDDSTGVSKYKKKVTKSLTERKYMNRSNGTSFANGGLDHGEYASDREIRRRLSKLNKKSMDSESETSDEGSSEDGKSDSESTASDTESDSDLRSEARTTESRGDGYFTPDGALDSMTDDREWGARMTKASLVPPVTRKYEVIDQYVIVADEEDVQRKMRVSLPEDYAEKLHAQKSGTEESDMELPEVKDYKPRKQLGDEVIEQEVYGIDPYTHNLLLDSMPDELNWTLLEKHLFIEDVLLRTLNKQVRNFTGSGNTPMMFPLQPVIEDIEKAAEEDHDKRTVKMCQGILKAVDSRPDDKYVAYRKGLGVVCNKEGGFGEEDFVVEFLGEVYPVWKWFEKQDGIRSLQKNSKDPAPEFYNIYLERPKGDADGYDLVVVDAMHKANYASRICHSCRPNCEAKVTAVDGHYQIGIYSVRKIQYGEEITFDYNSVTESKEEYEASVCLCGSQVCRGSYLNLTGEGAFQKVLEEWHGILDRHQLMLEACELNSVSEEDYLDLGRAGLGSCLLGGLPDWVVAYSARLVRFINFERTKLPAEILKHNLEEKRKYFSDICLEVEKSDAEVQAEGVYNQRLQNLAVTLDKVRYVMRCIFGDPKEAPPPLEKLSPEEIVSLLWKGEGSFVEDLLQCIAPHVEDGILNDLKSKIRAHDPPGSNDIQKELQKSLLWLRDEVRNLPCTYKSRHDAAADLIHIYAYTKCFFRLREYKAATSPPVYISPLDLGPKYTDKLGAGFQEYCKTYGENYCLGQLISWYNQTNAEPDCSLVKSSRGCLSLPEIGSFYAKVQKPSRHRVYGPRTVRFMLARMEKQPQRPWPKDRIWSFKSSQKVFGSPMFDAVLTNTPLDREMVQWLKHRPAIFQAMWDR